From the genome of Armatimonadota bacterium:
ACTGTGAATGAACAGTCCGCCGCCCCAGTAGATGCCGGTATGGTCTACGTACCTGTGGTGGCACGCGAAATAGAGGCGGTCTCCGGGACGAAGCTGCGCGGGCGTCAACGGAACGGCCGCGCCAACGCGGGCCTGATCACGGGCTACCCGAGGCAGGTCCACTCCGTACTGCCGGAAAACCGAGCGCACATAGCCAGAGCAGTCGATCCCGCTGGCGGAGGTGCCGCCCCACCGATAGGGGATTCCCACGTAGGAGAAGGCCGTGCGCAGCAGCGGCGGAACGCCCACGAGCGTATACCCCTGCGTTGTATTTCTCTGGATGATCTCGGGGATGTGGATCTCGGCGGCCAGAAGTTGAACCGCGCCCCGATAGACCCAGCCGGTGCGGCCATCGACCATTCGCACGCCGTACCACTGACTGTTCCAGCCCGTGAGGATCACAGGCTGCCCCACCCGGCAGATGTTATAGACCTTATGCCGGTACGGGCCGTCGTAGATGCGGGTGTAATCCCACGCGATGGCGCCGATTCGGCCCACAAGGGATCTGGCGGCCGGTCTTGAAGCGGATGGCGCCGGTGCGGACTGGGCACAATGGCCAGGCGCGGCGGCGAGGATCGCGGCTATGGCGAGGAAGCGGATTTGCATGACACTTTGATTGTACCATGCTGCGGAGGGCGAACGCGGAAATGAGGAGACGGGAAAACGGCGGTTACCCCGCCATTTCCTCGCCCCCCCATTGCCTGTGTGTTCACTCCGAAGCGATTAGCGCTTGCTGAACTGGAAGCCGCGGCGGGCGCGCTTGCGTCCAACCTTCTTACGTTCCTTGACCCGCGGATCGCGTGTCAGGAAACCGGCCTTCTTCAGATCGACGCGCATTTCGGGGTCCACGCTCAAGAGAGCGCGGGAAATCCCATGGCGGATGGCGCCGGCCTGCCCGGCGGTTCCACCGCCAAGCGCCGTGACGATGACGTCAAACTGACCGGACACATTGACCAACTCGAGCGGCTGGCGCACGATCATCTCAAGCGTGCGGCGGCCGAGGTATTCGGCCAACGTACGCTTGTTGACCGTGATCTCGCCGGTTCCGGGTTTCAACCACACTTTGGCCGTGGCATTCTTGCGTCGGCCTGTGGCGTAGAATTTTGTTACTACTGGCAAAACGTTGTCTCCTACAGAATCCGGCGGCGTCCGCTGCCGGCATTCAGCCTATCAGAATGTCCACGGTTGCGGGTTCTGGGCCTGGTGCGGGTGGTCCTCACCCTCGAAAATACGAACCTTCATATACATGTCGTGGCCGAGCGTGTTGTGCGGGAGCATGCCCTTCACGAGGCGCTCCATGTACTTTACCGGCCGCTTGGTGAGTAGTTCGCCGCGGGTGATCGAGTGGATTCCACCGGGATATCCACTGTGCCGATAGATGCGTTCCTTCGGCTTGGACGCTCCCGTTAGAACGATTTTGCCGGCGTTGATGATGATGACGTTGTCTCCGGCGTCCACGTGCGGCGCGAACGTCGGCTTGTGCTTGCCGCGCAGCAGCATGGCGGCCTCGGCGGCAACGCGCCCCGCCGGGCGGCCTGCCCCGTCGATAACCAGCCAATTGCGCTGGACTTCCCTCGGTTTGGTTACAAAGGTCTTCATACTATCTCCAAGTTTCGAGTTTCGTGTTCCGAGTTTCGATCCGCGCTCCGAGCGCTTACTCGGAACCCGGGACTCGGAACTCGATACTCCCATATTCTACGCGGGCCAGAAACAGCCCGTTCGGCGGAGCGGCCTTGCCCGCCACGCCCCGGTCACACGCGTGCAACCGGGTCCATATTTCCAGCGGCGATGCCTCGCCGCGTCCCACTTCCAGAAACTGCGCAGCCAGAGACCGCGCCATGCCTTTCAAGAAGGCGTTCGCCGTGAGGCTGATAATCAACCAGCCTCGCCACTCCCGAAACCTCACGCTCCGCAAGTCCCGAAGGGAACTGCGGTCCGGCTGCGGCAATCCGAACGATCGAAAATCGTGCGTCCCCAGCAACCCGGCTGCCGTCTCCCGCATCGCCGGAACGTCCAGCGCGCCGGTCTCCCGGAGGCTGTACCGGTCCCAGAACAATGATGGACGGCCACACCGCCTCACGAAGTAGCGATACGTCCTCTGCGTTGCGCTGAAACGGGCGTGAAACCCGTCGCGGCGCTCATGCGCCCTCCGAACCATGATGTCTGCCGGAAGCCGGCCATTCATCGCCCGCGGTATCCGCTCTATCGGTATCCGCGCTTCGGTCCTCAGGCTTATCGATTGTCCCAGCGCGTGAACCCCGGCATCCGTTCGTCCCGCGCCCGTCAGCCGCGCCGTTTCACCGGTCACGCTCAGCCACGCAGCCTCCAGGACTCCCTGAACGGTACGCCCGTGTTTCAATCTCTGAAAACCGTGGAATGCCGTGCCGTCGTACGCCACGATCAGTTGGACGGTTCTGGAGTCCGGGTTCAGTTGCCTGGATCCGTCTACGAATCCCGAGTCCTGAATCCCGGATTCCAACCTGTTACTCCTCGGCATACTCCAGGCGAGCCACCACAACCGCGTCTCCCCGGCGAACGCCGATGCGGGTGATGCGGG
Proteins encoded in this window:
- a CDS encoding C40 family peptidase, whose product is MQIRFLAIAAILAAAPGHCAQSAPAPSASRPAARSLVGRIGAIAWDYTRIYDGPYRHKVYNICRVGQPVILTGWNSQWYGVRMVDGRTGWVYRGAVQLLAAEIHIPEIIQRNTTQGYTLVGVPPLLRTAFSYVGIPYRWGGTSASGIDCSGYVRSVFRQYGVDLPRVARDQARVGAAVPLTPAQLRPGDRLYFACHHRYVDHTGIYWGGGLFIHSSTGRGVDISPLWDGGTYQNGLVTARRTWSS
- the rpsI gene encoding 30S ribosomal protein S9, which gives rise to MPVVTKFYATGRRKNATAKVWLKPGTGEITVNKRTLAEYLGRRTLEMIVRQPLELVNVSGQFDVIVTALGGGTAGQAGAIRHGISRALLSVDPEMRVDLKKAGFLTRDPRVKERKKVGRKRARRGFQFSKR
- the rplM gene encoding 50S ribosomal protein L13, whose translation is MKTFVTKPREVQRNWLVIDGAGRPAGRVAAEAAMLLRGKHKPTFAPHVDAGDNVIIINAGKIVLTGASKPKERIYRHSGYPGGIHSITRGELLTKRPVKYMERLVKGMLPHNTLGHDMYMKVRIFEGEDHPHQAQNPQPWTF
- the truA gene encoding tRNA pseudouridine(38-40) synthase TruA produces the protein MESGIQDSGFVDGSRQLNPDSRTVQLIVAYDGTAFHGFQRLKHGRTVQGVLEAAWLSVTGETARLTGAGRTDAGVHALGQSISLRTEARIPIERIPRAMNGRLPADIMVRRAHERRDGFHARFSATQRTYRYFVRRCGRPSLFWDRYSLRETGALDVPAMRETAAGLLGTHDFRSFGLPQPDRSSLRDLRSVRFREWRGWLIISLTANAFLKGMARSLAAQFLEVGRGEASPLEIWTRLHACDRGVAGKAAPPNGLFLARVEYGSIEFRVPGSE